The Musa acuminata AAA Group cultivar baxijiao chromosome BXJ2-5, Cavendish_Baxijiao_AAA, whole genome shotgun sequence genomic interval TATGAATTTATCTTACAAATATCGCAATACAATGAAGATATCATTAGGAGGCGACATACTATAGCAAATCATAATAAAACAATTTTAGACAATGCGATACATACAGGAGAAATCCTGTAAGGAACTTGAAATATACCTCACTTGAAATATAGAGGTATGATTATGAGTTACTTGAAGCTTTACTTTGGTGAGCAATATAATGATAACATGATGAGCAATATTTTCTCTAATCCATcttatcttttgtaggtccttaagggATCATATGAGATTTTGATGATACAAATCATTTGTGGACGAATATATAAATATGTCGAATAACTTAGACAAAAAAAACTAATTAAGTTTGTGATACCTTTGGAGGTGACAAAGGCGATGCGATCGTTCTTCTTACATATATCATCATGATCGAGCAATTCTTGATCAGGGCCTCAGGGAAACTCGAGATAAGGTGTCGTAATAAGATGAGCCCAATGGGTGTAACCTGTTAATCTACTGATGGATCTAACCTGTTAATCTATGATATGATCCATCCTGTACCTATTCTTTTTGCTTCAAGATTGGCAAAAACATGCGTGATTAGGGTTCTGGATTTATGCAACATGATGATCTTATAACGGATCCGACCAAAGAACGAAATCCGCTTGTTTGCGACGAATAAGCGGGTCAGTGTTACAGTTTTCTATTCGAACACGAATCTCGAAGTACCAAAACTCTCCTCCGGGCAGCTGAGACTTGAGAGACCGTTCTATATAAACCCTTCCCATCTTCTCTTCTCCACCTTCTCAGTCTTCTCGGTCTCTTCACTCCACTCTCGCTGCATTCGCCATGGCTTTCCTCATCTCCCAAaagcctccctcctcctcctcactaACATCCACTTATGGTGACGAGAACCAGCTTCCGGCCGGCGGAAGCCCGGTCACCAGTTGCCTCTACCTCAAGCCGGACTCCgaaggcagcggcggcggcgccgAGCGGAAGCCTCTCGACAGAGACGTTGTGCTGCGGCGGATCCGCCATCGGAAACGCGTCAACCAGATCCGGACTGCTCTCCATTCCCTGCGTGAGCTAGAGCCTGGCGTCGACAAGGACGGGGAGCCTCACGCATGGCTTGATGATGCCTTCTCCTCCCCTTGATGATCCAACACCTGCATGCTGGTGATCTCAAGCGACCTCTCTTCACACTGTTCTAAGTGGCAGAGAAGATTTAGCGTAGCTCGAGAGGCTGCATGCCATCTTCTGCATTATTTATACGAGCTTGTATGCTCTGAAAGCAATGAACTCAATTGTTGTACCGCTGTTATGCAAGTCTATAGAACATGTTCGTGATCGAACCAGACTCTTGAATGCTGCCGGCAAAAGCTATTCCTTGTCGGTACAAATTTGTTGTCGATGGTCATGAGAAATCCAAATAACAGACCTGCGTTTATCTCCCACGAGCTCACGAACACTAGAACTATCTGCAGTCTTTAATATAATTCATGTTAGATGATT includes:
- the LOC108952863 gene encoding uncharacterized protein LOC108952863; amino-acid sequence: MAFLISQKPPSSSSLTSTYGDENQLPAGGSPVTSCLYLKPDSEGSGGGAERKPLDRDVVLRRIRHRKRVNQIRTALHSLRELEPGVDKDGEPHAWLDDAFSSP